From Procambarus clarkii isolate CNS0578487 chromosome 49, FALCON_Pclarkii_2.0, whole genome shotgun sequence, a single genomic window includes:
- the LOC138351477 gene encoding RNA-binding protein 12B-like, translated as MDLQFPSEEGRHRPSEEGRHRPSEEGRHRPSEEGRHRPSEEGRHRPSEEGRHRPSEEGRHRPSEEGRHRPSEEGRHRPSEEGRHRPSEEGRHRPSEEGRHRPSEEGRHRQSGLDQPVDPSGHVMTGDVTASSQC; from the coding sequence atggatctacaatttccatcAGAGGAAGGGCGGCATCGACCATCAGAGGAAGGGCGGCATCGACCATCAGAGGAAGGGCGGCATCGACCATCAGAGGAAGGGCGGCATCGACCATCAGAGGAAGGGCGGCATCGACCATCAGAGGAAGGGCGGCATCGACCATCAGAGGAAGGGCGGCATCGACCATCAGAGGAAGGGCGGCATCGACCATCAGAGGAAGGGCGGCATCGACCATCAGAGGAAGGGCGGCATCGACCATCAGAGGAAGGGCGGCATCGACCATCAGAGGAAGGGCGGCATCGACCATCAGAGGAAGGGCGGCATCGACAAAGTGGCCTCGACCAACCTGTAGACCCTTCTGGTCACGTGATGACCGGTGACGTCACGGCCTCCAGTCAGTGTTGA